The window TAGTTACTATCAGGAACTTTTTGAATAAAAGATTCTAGGATTCGGCTGTAAGTATGATAAAGAACGGAATCAGGATTATTAGGTTGTCTGATGAAAAGTAATCGATTAACCTTCAGTAACTCTTTAGCCAGACGCATCATCAAGTGCGTTTTTCCAGAACCGGGTTCACCAATGACAATTGCTCCCTTGCTTTGGTGATTTTTATCATGTTTGATATCAGTGATGACAGACTTGAGTGTTTCAAACTCATCCTGATAGATTTCTTTGAAATCAACATGGTCTTGAAATGGATTATCGACGCGGCTACTTCCAAAAGGGTTAGGTTTGTCTCGGAGAGTATCTAGTAGAGGGGCTTTTGGTGCCTGAGTCATGATTTTTAGATACAGTTGATAGGTGAATTCTGCGTCATACCTGGCTATATGAGCTAGGTTAACATCGAAGTAGCTTTGGTTGACTTTTAAATTTAAGTGCTTACTTAGATATTCTAAAGAATAACTGGGTAAACCTGGGAAGGCAGCTTTCGCTAGAACACAGCTACATTCAATGGTAAGATTTTGCCAAGGCAAGCCAACTTTCTTACAGCTATTTTTCAAAACTTGAATATCATGCTTAGCATAATGAAAAACTATTAACTTCGTTTTAGTAATTTCTAGAAAATCAACGACAATCTCTTTAAGGGGCTTGAGGTTAAGGACTTTTTCATAATTATCAGGATGCTCTTTAGCAAAAGCTTCGTAAATTAATTTACCCTTACTGTTGATAATCGCAATTTCCCGAAGCTCTTTTTTCCCTTCGGTATCGATAACAATGAAGTCCTGTTGTGGATGCATCTGAATAGAGTTATTCCTCTAGAATTGAGGATTTTTTACCCTATCATAACCATTAGTGATTGAACTTAGCATGGGCTGTGCAAATGCACGAGCATTTGTAATTTCACACCATGAAATAACACTCTCAATCCGCCAGGAACTTAAGTTCCTGGCTCATAAATCAAGTCCTCTAAAGAGGACTAAATAATGATTTTATTTCCATAAACCCGCCCTACAAATTGATTAATCCTGAATGGTGAGGTTAATCTCCCGTTTGGTAAAGGGTAAATCCTGATTAATCGCGTCGATTTCCTCTTGTTCCATGACATTAATCTCACCGATGTAGTGCCGCAAAATTTGAGTAAACCGCGCATTATAAAATCGGTGCAGACTGTGGTTAGCTGTTGCCGGAAAACCGCGCCGTCTTTTGTGACGCCCACCCGCACCGGGGTCAAACATCTGAATGCCATTGGCAATTCCCCACTCAATCGGCGTGTAGTAACAAGCGTCGAAATGCAGGCAATCAAATTCCTCAAAACAACCCCAATAGCGACCATAAAGCTGGTCACCCTTGTTGATACAAAATGACATGCCTACCGGATGGCGGTTATTGTCCTCTCGATAAGCTGCCACTAACAACACGCGATCGCTATAGTTGGGATATAACTGCTCAAAAAACTTGCGCGTGAGATACTTACTCCCCCACATAAACTTGTCGCAGGTGCTGCTGTAGAAGCCATAAATTGAAGGAAACAGGGATTTAGGAATCTCTTCACCCCTGAGAATATCTAAGCGTAGACCTGTTGTTGTAACAGCTTTGCGCTCCCGTTTGATATTGCGGCGCTGATTAGCGTTGAAGACACTAAGATAATCATCAAAGGTCTGAAAGCCTTTGTTTTGCCAAATGTAGCTGTGGTGCAGCCAACTGGTAAAACCATGACGTTCTAGGACGGGACGCCATTCGGGGTCAACAAACAAAAAGTGACAGCCACTAATCCGGTTCTGGTCACAAAAATGGTCGATCGCAATTACCATTTGTTCCGTCAGCCGGTCTTCATCTTCTCCCGGTGCGATCAAAAACCGATAACCGGTAGCTGGGGTAAACGGCGTCATTCCCAGCAGTTTGGGGTAGTAGCGTATCCCTAAGCGGTGAGATAAATCCGCCCACTGCTGGTCAAAAACAAACTCTCCGTAACTGTGGCCTTTGATGTAGAAAGGTGCAGCGGCTATAAGCTGTCTATCTCGCCACACGGTGAGGTGATTCGGTAACCACCCAGTTTTTGCTGTAGCACTCCCTGAGGTTTCTAGATTGTTCAACCACTCCCACTCTAGGAAAGGGGTCTTCAAGGGCTGGGCAAGCTCATCCCAAGCGGATTGGGGAATGTCTGCCATCCGGTTGACCCAAGTCACGGCATAGTCAAGCTGGGGTTGTTGAACCATGGGGGAAATCCAAGAAAGAAATGGGTTAAGATACCGTGTCATGCAGAATATAAGGGTGAGTTCAATTGGCTCCACCCAGAGGTTTGTTCGGAGCAATGCAGCTCAAAGTGAGTGCCGACTCCGATAAAAACTGTTTTTAGGTTAACTAATCTTTACGAGCGTTGCAGCCGATAATGCAGAAAGACCTCATGTTCGATCGTCTGAACCGTCAAAAGTTCCAGAGGTCTCGCTAAGTGTGAGAAAAATCCCTCTCCCGCCACTGGCGTTGGAGCGGTTCTACCGCCTAAAATCAACGGGCAAATGGTTAGCCAAAATTCATCAATTAAATCGGCGGCCAGGAGTGCAGCGACTAGTTCACCGCCTCCCAAGAGGGCTAAGCGTTCGACGCCCAATTGAATTAACTGTTGAAAGGCATTCTTCCAATCCATCTCGCCTGTGGATGTATCCGCTACCAAAATTCGCTCAAAACGTTCAACACCCGATGCCTGTTCTTTCTGCCAATGTTGGGCACCCCCTGCGGTTGTTAGTAACCAACGGGGAACCTGTTGGCGAAAAAAGCGCAATTGGGGGTCAAAATCAGCAGAACCCGAGCAAACAATTTGTACCGGCTGCGGTGGCACACCCCCTTGTTGTCGCAGTTGCAGTAATTTGGGATTGGAGATGCCCAGGGTGGTGCCATAGGCACGGAGTGTATTGGCACCAAACAAGACGCCGTCAGCCAGAGCAATTTGTGTTTCCAGATGGGTGCGATCAGCAGAAGACGAAAATCGAGCAGGCGATCGCGCCACGTCTGCAATCTTGCCATCAGCACTCATGGCGAGAACAACGGTTGTATGGGGTCGAGGGATGGCAAAGTGAGAAGGCATAGCGTCTGGCTGGAACAAAGACACGAGGAAAGAGGATTCTTAAGATTGAGACTTTCCTTGTAAAAGTTGTCTCGAACCTAAGCCTCTAAGATACACGGAGACTTTGAAGCGTTTTAGGATGGATGAGATGGGGGATTCATCTACTGTATTAATTATGGCTGTTGAGTTTTCAACTTTAATCTGAGAGACATACTATGGCTAAGCCAGGTCAATCCTCCTTTCGTCGTATTTTGCTGTCGCGCTTATTGCTGCTGAGCGTACCAGTGTTACTGTTGGGGGTGTATGTAACCTACAGAAAGGCACGCTCGACGCTGTTGGAAACGGCTCGGCAAAATCTGATCGAGAGCGCCGTGAGAAAGGGACAGAATATTCAACAAGCGGTTGACACCCTCAAAGCTAATCTGGAGATAGCGAGGGAAAGCGTAGAGTTACAGTCCCCGTCTCCAGGCGCTGATCAAGAATTTATCGACCAACTCGCTCAACAATTACCGACCCTGATCGAGTGCGTGCAGCTGAGTGATATTCAAACCCGAAAGCTCGTGGCTAGTACTTGTGGCAACCAAGCGATCGCCCAAAAACAGCCAACGTTATGGCCTTGGCAGCGTTCTTTATTGCCACGCAACCGTTCTCCAATTTACGTGACGGCGCTACTTCCTCAAAAACCCTCAACAACAGTAGGCACCAACCCCAAGCGAACCGACTCGACCCATCAACTCCCATTAGTGTTCAGCGCACCGGTCTATAACGCTGAGGGTCAACTTCGATATGCTCTGAGTATCCAGTCTTCCTTGGTTCATTCTCAACCCACCAAGCGGAGGTCTTTATCGGGCTATCCGGTGGTAATTAATCAGGAAGGGACAATTTTATCCCATATCGATCCAACCCGAATTGGGCGCTCAATTGTTCAGGAAAAAGATAGGGGGGCGCTTAAGGAGGTCTTGAGCCAATCACTCGATGGTCAACAGGATTCTCTACATTTATTTTCTTTTGAAAGAGAGGGCGTCGAACTAGTCGCTGGGTACACGGCGATCCAGAGTCCGATGACGGCTGAGCCGAACCAAAAGTGGGTGATTTTATCCATTACGAGCATAGAGAGTGCCCTATATGGTCTCAAAGATATTCAGCAAGTTTTGCTTGTCCTCACCTGCTGCTTAATTGCGGCAAGTTTTTTAGCAACACTTTATGTAGCTCGTGACTTGGCTCGTCCTTTAGAAAAACTCAGAGATTACGCCTTACATGAATCGGATTTGCACTCTACGGATCGGATTCCTCGAAACTTCAAAATTCGGGAATTTAACCAATTGTCTGATGCCTTT of the Allocoleopsis franciscana PCC 7113 genome contains:
- a CDS encoding GNAT family N-acetyltransferase, whose product is MVQQPQLDYAVTWVNRMADIPQSAWDELAQPLKTPFLEWEWLNNLETSGSATAKTGWLPNHLTVWRDRQLIAAAPFYIKGHSYGEFVFDQQWADLSHRLGIRYYPKLLGMTPFTPATGYRFLIAPGEDEDRLTEQMVIAIDHFCDQNRISGCHFLFVDPEWRPVLERHGFTSWLHHSYIWQNKGFQTFDDYLSVFNANQRRNIKRERKAVTTTGLRLDILRGEEIPKSLFPSIYGFYSSTCDKFMWGSKYLTRKFFEQLYPNYSDRVLLVAAYREDNNRHPVGMSFCINKGDQLYGRYWGCFEEFDCLHFDACYYTPIEWGIANGIQMFDPGAGGRHKRRRGFPATANHSLHRFYNARFTQILRHYIGEINVMEQEEIDAINQDLPFTKREINLTIQD
- a CDS encoding RibD family protein, with product MPSHFAIPRPHTTVVLAMSADGKIADVARSPARFSSSADRTHLETQIALADGVLFGANTLRAYGTTLGISNPKLLQLRQQGGVPPQPVQIVCSGSADFDPQLRFFRQQVPRWLLTTAGGAQHWQKEQASGVERFERILVADTSTGEMDWKNAFQQLIQLGVERLALLGGGELVAALLAADLIDEFWLTICPLILGGRTAPTPVAGEGFFSHLARPLELLTVQTIEHEVFLHYRLQRS
- a CDS encoding sensor histidine kinase; its protein translation is MAKPGQSSFRRILLSRLLLLSVPVLLLGVYVTYRKARSTLLETARQNLIESAVRKGQNIQQAVDTLKANLEIARESVELQSPSPGADQEFIDQLAQQLPTLIECVQLSDIQTRKLVASTCGNQAIAQKQPTLWPWQRSLLPRNRSPIYVTALLPQKPSTTVGTNPKRTDSTHQLPLVFSAPVYNAEGQLRYALSIQSSLVHSQPTKRRSLSGYPVVINQEGTILSHIDPTRIGRSIVQEKDRGALKEVLSQSLDGQQDSLHLFSFEREGVELVAGYTAIQSPMTAEPNQKWVILSITSIESALYGLKDIQQVLLVLTCCLIAASFLATLYVARDLARPLEKLRDYALHESDLHSTDRIPRNFKIREFNQLSDAFEGMITRLRAWAEELETAWKEAQTANQLKNEFLANTSHELRTPLNGIIGCLRLVRDGFCDDREEELDFLQRADDAAIHLLGIINDVLDIAKIEAGKLTVETEPLDLRKILNEVINLQAVPIQQKGLEFHTTDLDKVIPVRADPAKLKQVLLNVVGNAVKFTDSGNITINTRIEAFAETSPEVSLNNGNDRGEIAGSKEKKRERLSLPSTGDASTDSTSVTPSSRVVVTVKDTGIGIDPTQQPKLFRPFVMVDGTTTRKCGGTGLGLAISRNLMSLMGGNITLSSDGDGHGTKVEISLPIIEHSLLFSGDSQLSNDVAQMFESADNNAEDSNVISQ